The following coding sequences are from one Halictus rubicundus isolate RS-2024b chromosome 11, iyHalRubi1_principal, whole genome shotgun sequence window:
- the Pyd3 gene encoding beta-ureidopropionase pyd3 — protein MQKSMQKNMFNQTLEDILEKNLPEKELSEVKRLLYGRELQCLELPQWTGKTELDVKGYMMTSGVSEQLRPPRIVRVGLIQNSIVTPTTEPLQKQRHMLHQKIQKYVDYAAVCGVNVLCLQEAWAMPFAFCTREKYPWCEFAEEVGTGPTTVLMSELAQRHGMVIICPILERDVENGETMWNTSVVIGTDGKVIGKQRKNHIPRVGDFNESTYYMEGNTGHQVFDTCFGRIAINICYGRHHPQNWMMYGLNGAEIVFNPSATTSHTSEPLWPIEARCAAIANSYYTCAINRVGTEIFPNEFTSGDGAPAHHDFGHFYGSSYITAPDGTRTPGLSRCKDGLLVCEMDLNLCRQMKDMWCLRMTQRLDMYAKELSEYVEKNMNLNERTE, from the exons ATGCAGAAGAGCATGCAGAAGAACATGTTCAACCAAACCCTCGAGGACATTCTGGAGAAGAACCTTCCGGAGAAGGAGCTGTCCGAAGTGAAACGTCTCTTATACGGCCGTGAATTACA atGCTTGGAGCTTCCACAATGGACCGGAAAGACGGAATTGGATGTGAAAGGATACATGATGACCAGTGGTGTGTCAGAACAATTACGCCCTCCTCGCATTGTCCGTGTTGGATTAATCCAAAACTCGATTGTCACGCCAACCACTGAGCCCCTGCAGAAACAAAGGCACATGCTTCACCAGAAAATCCAAAAATATGTCGACTACGCCGCTGTCTGCGGAGTTAACGTACTCTGCCTCCAGGAAGCCTGGG CTATGCCATTCGCTTTCTGCACAAGAGAGAAATACCCCTGGTGCGAGTTCGCCGAGGAAGTTGGAACCGGCCCAACAACGGTGTTGATGTCGGAGCTTGCCCAACGCCACGGCATGGTCATTATTTGTCCGATTTTGGAGAGAGACGTCGAGAATGGCGAAACCATGTGGAACACGTCAGTGGTGATCGGCACAGACGGAAAAGTCATTGGAAAGCAGAGGAAAAACCACATTCCACGCGTAGGCGACTTCAACGAGTCCACTTATTATATGGAGGGCAACACCGGTCACCAGGTCTTCGACACTTGCTTTGGTCGTATCGCCATCAACATCTGCTACGGACGTCATCATCCCCAGAACTGGATGATGTACGGTCTGAACGGTGCCGAG ATTGTGTTCAACCCATCGGCAACCACCAGCCATACATCCGAGCCCCTGTGGCCCATTGAAGCCAGATGCGCCGCCATCGCCAACAGCTACTATACTTGCGCTATCAACCGCGTGGGAACCGAAATATTCCCCAACGAGTTCACATCTGGAGACGGTGCGCCAGCACACCATGACTTCGGTCACTTCTACGGATCCAGCTACATCACTGCTCCCGATGGCACCAGGACTCCTGGTCTGAGCCGCTGCAAGGACGGTCTGCTTGTCTGCGAAATGGATTTGAATCTCTGTCGTCAGATGAAGGATATGTGGTGTCTCAGA ATGACTCAGAGATTGGACATGTACGCGAAAGAACTTTCCGAGTACGTGGAGAAGAACATGAACTTGAACGAGAGAACCGAATAA
- the Br140 gene encoding bromodomain-containing protein 140 → MTRFISCSTLMSDVNASSAIHFDNAKHMKMNTSQSNKKKGRNRVGGINSDSPSNIEPLNTQETSKFVLVNPIGEDTNKTFKIGISDSVPIISLEENGFDDKSTTPKSHTALPEKEKDEKNVLSSLPVAMVKELEGYEQQLGEAEPLPNSYIRFMERSGEELDGEVEYDLDEEDTAWLSIVNERRLASGLTPPLEPDTFELLMDRLEKESYFQQQTNGGGGVAADEDAVCCICMDGECQNSNAILFCDMCNLAVHQDCYGVPYIPEGQWLCRRCLQSPSRAVDCVLCPNRGGAFKQTDRPATWAHVVCALWIPEVRFANTVFLEPIDSIESIPAARWRLTCCVCKRRGSGACIQCHKSNCYAAFHVTCAQQAGLCMRMRTVQPANGEPMLVQKTAYCESHTPPDYQPSTNPADARRRAIANKKSSSAPVISIPTIPPERIKEIANLAEGLPKKSQLIQRLIAYWTLKRQYRNGVPLLRRLQSSHPQSRPPPLGDHSSPPPDSELRGELYRQLKYWQCLRQDLERARLLCELVRKREKLKKELFKVKEKCLWFELRPLESILRTLLEAIKAKDVNDVFGQPVNTKEVPDYLEIVSHPMDLSTMQVKIERQEYDTIGSFEADFILMVNNCLAYNRKDTMFYRAGIKMKEQGGALIDQARKDYPELDPASESEQTGSKSRKRDRANRNRGEAELRLGEKEIGGGGVNRRTAVLFTRKARARASRSNQMFAMEDDRKKQSDSFKVYRSGTMDSDAGEGESQSSSCSSCSTSRSTTPDQDEEEQRQEASEAKKEVETKQSTTSNGLEALQLVWAKCRGYPWYPALIIDPNTPRGTVHKGVPIPAPPDDVLALAVNYKEPVFLVLFFDTKRTWQWLPGEKLEKLGVSQELDEAKLIESRKPADRKAVKKAYQEALHYRKQTHNTTLNAGSTS, encoded by the exons atgaCTAGGTTTATTAGCTGTTCGACACTAATGTCCGACGTGAATGCGAGTTCAGCGATACATTTTGACAATGCGAAACATAT GAAGATGAACACTTCACAGTCGAATAAAAAGAAGGGTAGAAACAGAGTGGGTGGTATTAATAGCGATAGTCCTTCGAATATCGAACCGTTAAACACGCAGGAAACATCGAAATTTGTTTTG GTAAATCCAATCGGAGAAGATACAAACAAGACATTCAAAATTGGTATCTCGGATTCTGTACCAATCATTTCCTTGGAAGAGAATGGATTCGATGATAAAAGTACAACACCGAAAAGTCATACCGCTTTACCTGAGAAAGAGAAGGACGAGAAGAACGTACTTAGTAGTTTACCAGTTGCGATGGTGAAGGAATTGGAGGGATACGAACAACAATTAGGAGAAGCAGAACCGCTTCCCAATTCCTACATTAGGTTCATGGAACGTAGTGGAGAAGAGCTTGATG GTGAAGTTGAATACGATTTGGATGAGGAAGACACTGCATGGCTGTCCATAGTCAACGAGAGACGATTAGCGTCGGGACTAACTCCGCCGTTGGAGCCTGATACATTTGAACTGCTAATGGACAGACTTGAAAAAGAATCGTATTTTCAACAGCAGACTAATGGAGGCGGAGGAGTAGCAGCCGACGAGGATGCTGTTTGTTGTATTTGCATGGACGGAGAATGTCAGAACAGTAATGCAATTTTGTTCTGCGATATGTGCAATTTAGCCGTACATCAAGATTGCTACGGCGTACCATACATTCCTGAAGGGCAATGGTTGTGTAGAAGATGCTTGCAGAGTCCTTCGAGGGCTGTCGATTGCGTTCTATGCCCAAACAGAGGCGGTGCATTCAAACAAACCGATCGTCCAGCTACATGGGCACACGTAGTGTGCGCTCTGTGGATACCAGAAGTAAGATTTGCTAACACCGTGTTCCTGGAGCCTATAGACAGCATCGAAAGTATACCCGCCGCGAGATGGAGACTAACATGTTGCGTGTGTAAACGTAGAGGATCGGGCGCTTGTATTCAATGTCACAAGAGCAACTGCTACGCTGCGTTCCATGTAACTTGTGCACAACAAGCTGGTCTCTGTATGCGTATGAGGACGGTACAACCTGCAAACGGTGAACCGATGTTAGTGCAAAAGACAGCTTACTGCGAATCACACACGCCACCCGATTACCAACCTTCCACCAATCCTGCGGATGCTAGAAGAAGAGCTATTGCAAACAAAAAGAGCTCCTCTGCACCTGTCATTTCTATTCCAACCATACCACCGGAACGCATTAAGGAGATTGCTAA TTTAGCTGAGGGGTTGCCCAAGAAGAGTCAACTGATACAACGTCTTATAGCGTACTGGACTCTCAAACGTCAGTACAGAAATGGCGTCCCTCTACTTAGGAGACTTCAGAGTTCGCATCCGCAATCTAGACCTCCACCACTCGGGGACCATTCTTCGCCACCACCGGATAGCGAATTGCGTGGAGAATTGTATCGTCAGCTTAAATATTGGCAATGTTTACGTCAAGATTTGGAACGTGCCCGACTGCTCTGTGAATTGGTCCGCAAGCGTGAGAAATTGAAGAAAGAGCTGTTTAAAGT GAAGGAGAAATGTCTCTGGTTCGAACTACGTCCACTAGAAAGTATTCTGCGCACTTTGTTGGAGGCAATCAAAGCGAAAGACGTGAACGACGTTTTCGGGCAGCCAGTGAACACGAAGGAAGTTCCAGATTATTTGGAAATCGTATCGCATCCCATGGATCTTTCTACCATGCAG GTCAAAATAGAAAGACAGGAGTATGATACGATTGGCTCTTTCGAAGCAGACTTCATCTTGATGGTGAACAATTGTCTAGCATACAATCGCAAAGATACCATGTTTTACCGAGCTGGTATCAAAATGAAAGAGCAAGGCGGCGCACTGATAGATCAAGCTCGCAAGGATTATCCTGAATTGGATCCAGCCAGCGAATCCGAGCAAACAGGATCTAAATCTAGAAAGAGGGATCGTGCTAATAGGAATCGCGGAGAGGCAGAATTGCGGctcggagagaaagagataggtGGTGGAGGTGTGAATAGAAGAACAGCTGTGTTATTCACTCGCAAAGCCAGAGCTCGCGCGAGTAGAAGCAATCAGATGTTCGCTATGGAGGACGACAGGAAGAAACAAAGCGACAGCTTCAAAGTGTACAG GAGTGGAACAATGGACAGTGACGCGGGAGAAGGTGAAAGTCAATCGTCGAGCTGCAGTAGTTGCTCGACAAGTAGATCTACCACTCCGGATCAGGACGAGGAAGAACAAAGACAAGAGGCGAGCGAGGCGAAGAAAGAGGTCGAGACCAAGCAAAGTACGACTAGCAACGGACTAGAGGCTCTGCAGCTTGTATGGGCCAAATGCCGCGGCTATCCATGGTATCCGGCTCTGATAATAGACCCCAACACGCCCAGAGGTACCGTGCACAAAGGTGTACCGATACCTGCCCCGCCTGATGACGTATTGGCGCTCGCAGTCAATTACAAGGAACCAGTATTTCTCGTTCTCTTCTTCGACACCAAACGGACATG GCAATGGCTGCCAGGCGAAAAGCTAGAGAAGCTTGGAGTATCTCAAGAATTGGACGAGGCGAAGTTGATCGAGTCTCGGAAACCTGCTGACAGGAAAGCCGTGAAGAAGGCTTACCAAGAAGCGCTTCACTACCGCAAGCAGACACACAATACAACATTGAACGCCGGTTCGACTAGTTAA